A genomic window from Arthrobacter globiformis includes:
- a CDS encoding NAD(P)H-binding protein — MSTGLHVIFGTGAIGLATFDALRRRGQAVRLVNRSGQARVPDGIEVARGDASDPTFAADAARGAAVVYQTLNPPYPEWGTQFPALQSGVLAAAESTGARLVSMENVYVYGRPDGHPLTETRANNADQGTRRHDLQTCRPAPHQAPIHAAAAPARPQP, encoded by the coding sequence ATGAGCACGGGACTGCATGTCATCTTCGGCACCGGAGCCATCGGTCTCGCCACGTTCGATGCACTCCGGCGCCGCGGCCAGGCCGTCCGGCTCGTGAACCGGTCAGGACAGGCACGCGTTCCCGATGGCATCGAAGTTGCCCGCGGGGACGCCAGCGATCCCACGTTTGCTGCCGACGCAGCCCGCGGGGCCGCCGTCGTTTATCAGACCCTGAACCCGCCGTACCCTGAATGGGGCACACAGTTCCCCGCCCTGCAATCCGGCGTTCTCGCCGCCGCCGAAAGCACTGGCGCCCGCCTGGTCAGCATGGAAAACGTCTATGTGTACGGGCGCCCCGACGGACACCCGCTAACGGAAACCCGCGCAAACAACGCCGACCAGGGAACTCGTCGACATGATCTTCAAACTTGCCGGCCAGCCCCGCATCAGGCTCCGATCCATGCCGCCGCTGCTCCTGCGCGGCCTCAGCCGTGA
- a CDS encoding TetR/AcrR family transcriptional regulator, protein MTSPARRSRPGPRRALTEEEILEAALGLLDEGGMKAASIRGIAARVGVAPNAVYTYFPDKAAVVQAIVEHLLGQVDHAVFADREVPWRQRIEALALELRERLTPHPGAVSLMIGGPMHGAHALALNERLIGILVGTGLTPEDAAKAAYLLIVYVFGSIALEVAEAGETHRLPPEAERIAARQAGFSAIPAETHPHSSAAAATMAGYISTEQYIWGLRKVLDGISAGLTSESAPLMTLER, encoded by the coding sequence ATGACGTCACCAGCCCGCAGATCCAGGCCCGGACCCCGCCGTGCCCTCACGGAAGAGGAGATCCTGGAGGCCGCACTGGGCCTTCTGGATGAGGGCGGCATGAAGGCGGCCTCGATCCGGGGCATCGCTGCGCGGGTGGGGGTGGCCCCGAACGCGGTCTACACGTACTTTCCCGACAAGGCCGCGGTGGTCCAGGCGATAGTCGAGCACCTGCTCGGGCAGGTGGATCATGCGGTCTTCGCGGACCGTGAGGTGCCATGGCGGCAAAGAATTGAAGCTCTCGCCCTGGAGCTGCGGGAACGTCTCACCCCACACCCTGGAGCGGTCAGCCTGATGATCGGCGGGCCCATGCACGGCGCGCACGCACTCGCTCTGAACGAACGCCTCATTGGGATTCTCGTGGGCACCGGCCTCACCCCGGAGGACGCTGCGAAGGCGGCCTACCTGCTGATCGTTTACGTCTTCGGCTCGATCGCCCTGGAAGTCGCGGAGGCCGGAGAAACGCACAGGTTGCCCCCGGAAGCAGAACGGATAGCAGCACGCCAAGCCGGCTTTTCCGCCATCCCGGCCGAAACCCACCCGCACTCCTCCGCGGCAGCAGCCACGATGGCCGGCTACATCTCCACCGAGCAATACATATGGGGACTCCGTAAAGTGCTGGACGGCATCAGTGCTGGGCTAACTTCAGAGTCGGCCCCGCTGATGACCTTGGAGCGTTGA
- a CDS encoding TetR/AcrR family transcriptional regulator: MAWDVEGTKRKIIDAATREFTVRGPDGTTMERIAKLAGVNKERVYNYFGSKPELFEVVLREKLAVVAQTVPVDSFTPDGIGEYAGRLFDYNCEHPELVRLVLWEALSFTTQVPEEQQRHDYYAQKTRAFGEAQTSGTVQSNIPPDHLNFLLLALAGYWAVLPQVARMMTGADVTDQAETTRRRASVVEAARRLVES; encoded by the coding sequence ATGGCATGGGACGTTGAAGGCACTAAACGCAAGATCATCGATGCGGCGACACGGGAGTTCACCGTCCGCGGCCCCGACGGGACCACGATGGAGCGGATCGCGAAGCTCGCGGGCGTGAACAAGGAGCGCGTCTACAACTACTTCGGCAGCAAGCCGGAACTCTTCGAAGTCGTCCTGCGAGAGAAGCTGGCCGTCGTCGCCCAGACCGTGCCCGTGGACTCCTTCACTCCCGACGGAATCGGTGAGTACGCCGGGAGACTCTTCGACTACAACTGCGAACATCCGGAACTCGTCCGCTTGGTCCTTTGGGAGGCGCTCTCATTCACGACCCAGGTTCCCGAGGAGCAGCAACGCCACGACTATTACGCGCAGAAGACCCGTGCATTCGGTGAGGCGCAAACGTCCGGAACCGTCCAGAGCAATATCCCGCCGGATCATCTGAATTTCCTGCTGCTCGCTCTCGCAGGATACTGGGCGGTCTTACCGCAGGTCGCGCGGATGATGACCGGCGCTGACGTCACCGACCAGGCCGAGACGACGCGCCGCCGCGCCAGCGTCGTCGAGGCCGCCCGCCGGCTCGTGGAATCCTAG
- a CDS encoding DUF2306 domain-containing protein — protein sequence MTPETLLRSRRKPRARWLVPAALILLSLVPVIAGAVRLTSLTGGEVTPDNARFFDSPIPVLIHIPTVTVYLLLGAFQFVPSLRRGKHGRTSWHRIAGRILAPAGLLAALSGLWMAVFYDLPPLDGPFLLVLRLVFGSAMVVSIVLGFIAIRRRNYVRHSEWMSRAYAIGIAQGTIVVVTIPWILLVGPVDELTRALLIGASWVISLAVAEYFIYRRTQGSAGVSRPSRRPVEPRPEPAR from the coding sequence ATGACACCCGAAACCCTTCTCCGCTCCCGTCGAAAGCCTCGGGCCCGCTGGCTCGTGCCCGCCGCCCTGATCCTCCTCAGCCTCGTCCCGGTAATCGCCGGGGCAGTACGCCTGACCAGCCTCACAGGAGGCGAGGTCACACCGGATAACGCCCGGTTCTTCGACTCGCCCATCCCCGTACTGATCCACATACCCACCGTCACCGTGTACCTGCTGCTTGGCGCGTTTCAGTTCGTTCCCTCACTTCGCCGGGGCAAGCACGGCCGGACCAGCTGGCACCGCATCGCCGGACGCATCCTTGCCCCCGCCGGCCTCCTTGCTGCCCTGTCCGGTCTGTGGATGGCGGTCTTCTACGACCTCCCGCCCCTGGACGGGCCGTTTCTTCTCGTCCTTCGGCTGGTCTTCGGCTCGGCCATGGTGGTGAGCATTGTCCTGGGATTCATCGCCATACGGCGCCGGAACTACGTCCGGCACAGTGAGTGGATGTCCCGGGCGTACGCCATCGGCATTGCCCAGGGAACCATTGTTGTAGTGACCATTCCCTGGATCCTGCTGGTAGGACCGGTTGACGAGCTGACCCGCGCGCTACTAATAGGGGCATCCTGGGTGATCAGCCTCGCGGTTGCCGAATACTTCATCTACCGCCGCACCCAGGGATCCGCGGGCGTGTCCCGGCCTTCCCGCCGACCCGTTGAGCCCCGACCAGAACCTGCGCGATGA
- a CDS encoding four-carbon acid sugar kinase family protein: protein MPAFGFVADDLTGAADVLAQSHRYGLEAALVIGDAPLPTDTDVVGFAGPARSLSGTAFDNLVTRDLAGIAALNLDVLLYKVCSTFDSSVTVGSIGRGIQLLHQQFPLHGPIPVVPAQPGFGRYTAFSNHYATYAGKIYRLDRHPVMSRHPSTPMSEADLRQVLAEQLGGTQVPEAIHLPAYNDGTFKDSWADRRRDLGAQAFVVDAVDEHQMNTIAEALTREEHGHGPSIVVGSGGIMAALARSISDQAPRTPGPQRPSGPVLAVSASASSTTAEQINDAISNGWEDVPVPAELLQRDDTTLVAALDERVSAALQAGRNVVVHTTRGSADTRYGAGKPVDAGYVGTLIGGIAARMADAGLTRDIAVCGGDTSSHALIAMGVRQLRVSDQFVTAGPILWADGASAVGGCRLLLKGGQVGPTDILARFAGQLPS from the coding sequence ATGCCAGCCTTTGGTTTCGTCGCAGACGACCTCACCGGAGCCGCCGACGTCCTTGCCCAGTCCCACCGCTACGGCCTGGAAGCTGCGCTGGTCATCGGGGACGCGCCGCTGCCCACGGACACCGACGTCGTCGGGTTCGCAGGACCGGCCCGCTCCCTGTCCGGAACAGCGTTCGACAACCTGGTAACCCGTGACCTCGCCGGGATTGCGGCCCTGAACCTGGACGTGCTGCTGTACAAGGTCTGCTCCACCTTCGACAGCTCCGTCACTGTCGGGAGCATCGGCCGCGGGATCCAGCTGCTCCATCAGCAATTCCCCCTGCACGGCCCCATTCCCGTGGTGCCCGCCCAGCCGGGCTTCGGCCGGTACACCGCCTTCAGCAACCACTACGCCACCTACGCCGGCAAAATCTACCGGCTGGACCGCCACCCGGTCATGTCCCGGCACCCCTCCACCCCCATGTCCGAGGCGGACCTGCGCCAGGTCCTGGCCGAACAACTCGGCGGCACCCAGGTGCCCGAGGCGATCCACCTGCCCGCCTATAATGACGGCACCTTCAAGGACTCCTGGGCGGACCGGCGCCGGGACCTCGGAGCACAGGCCTTTGTCGTCGACGCCGTGGACGAACACCAGATGAACACCATCGCAGAAGCACTCACGCGGGAAGAACACGGCCACGGACCCTCGATCGTCGTGGGATCCGGCGGCATCATGGCAGCCCTGGCACGGTCAATCTCGGACCAGGCCCCGCGCACACCCGGACCCCAGCGCCCGTCCGGACCGGTTCTCGCCGTAAGTGCTTCAGCGTCCAGCACCACAGCCGAGCAAATCAACGACGCCATCTCAAATGGCTGGGAGGACGTTCCCGTGCCTGCCGAACTGCTGCAACGCGATGACACCACCCTCGTGGCCGCCCTCGATGAACGGGTCTCCGCTGCCCTTCAGGCAGGCAGGAACGTCGTCGTTCACACCACCCGCGGATCGGCGGACACCCGCTACGGCGCCGGTAAACCGGTGGACGCCGGCTACGTCGGCACACTGATCGGCGGCATCGCCGCCAGGATGGCCGATGCCGGTCTCACCCGCGACATTGCCGTCTGCGGTGGCGACACGTCCAGCCACGCACTCATCGCCATGGGTGTACGCCAGCTGCGCGTTTCCGACCAGTTCGTCACCGCAGGGCCCATCCTGTGGGCCGACGGCGCCTCCGCTGTCGGCGGGTGCCGGCTGCTGCTCAAGGGCGGACAGGTCGGCCCGACCGACATCCTGGCCCGCTTCGCCGGCCAACTCCCCAGCTGA
- a CDS encoding RuBisCO large subunit C-terminal-like domain-containing protein, producing the protein MRDPRSVRCTYYLESEIDPGKAAAIMAGEQSSGTFLPVPGESARIRERHAARISDVQELGFCRPSLPSRANPEKVRAALVTVDFPMENVGTDLATLQTAIAGNLFELGDLYACRLQDIVLPEDFVAAHPGPAFGIEGTRKLISDVQGVMVGTIVKPNVGLSEEEFRLVVRDLAVASIDLIKDDELMTDPAYLPLERRVAVATEEIRAAEQVTGHSTMYAFNITGDLAGLQKRHDLVVEAGGRCVMLNIPVMGLPALALLRSFAEVPIHGHRAGLAASMRSKALGMDYRVWQQMARLAGADHLHASGLGSKFYELDDEVAANIRSLLEPLGQTIAPLPVLSSGQNVTTPGPTFDAVGSTDLMMLAGGGVAAHPDGPGAGVRSLRQAWEAAVNGVPLQTAADKLASTGDDALLHAVQTFGKGA; encoded by the coding sequence CCGGTCCCGGGCGAATCGGCCCGGATCCGGGAACGGCACGCCGCCCGGATATCCGATGTGCAGGAGCTTGGTTTTTGCCGGCCTTCCTTGCCGTCACGGGCTAACCCGGAGAAAGTCCGCGCTGCTTTGGTGACCGTTGATTTCCCGATGGAGAACGTAGGCACTGACCTGGCGACCTTGCAGACTGCCATTGCAGGCAATCTCTTCGAACTGGGCGACCTTTACGCGTGCCGGTTGCAGGACATTGTTCTGCCTGAGGACTTCGTGGCCGCCCACCCTGGCCCGGCTTTCGGCATCGAGGGGACGCGCAAGCTCATCAGTGACGTTCAGGGCGTGATGGTCGGCACCATCGTCAAACCCAATGTCGGGCTCTCAGAAGAGGAGTTCCGGCTGGTGGTCCGGGATCTGGCGGTGGCGTCCATTGACCTGATCAAGGACGACGAGCTGATGACTGATCCGGCGTACCTGCCTCTGGAACGTCGGGTCGCGGTCGCCACCGAGGAAATTCGCGCCGCCGAGCAGGTCACGGGCCACTCGACCATGTATGCCTTCAACATCACCGGTGACCTCGCCGGCCTGCAAAAGCGCCACGACCTGGTTGTTGAAGCCGGTGGCCGCTGCGTGATGCTGAACATCCCCGTGATGGGGCTCCCGGCTCTTGCCTTGCTCCGCAGCTTTGCCGAGGTACCGATCCACGGCCACCGTGCCGGCCTCGCCGCCTCCATGCGGTCCAAGGCCCTGGGCATGGACTACCGGGTCTGGCAGCAGATGGCCCGCCTTGCCGGCGCCGACCACCTGCACGCCAGCGGGCTCGGCAGCAAGTTCTACGAACTCGACGACGAAGTCGCCGCGAACATCCGCAGCCTGCTCGAACCCCTCGGGCAGACCATTGCACCACTTCCAGTGTTGTCCTCAGGGCAGAACGTCACCACCCCCGGCCCCACCTTCGACGCGGTGGGGTCCACCGACCTGATGATGCTCGCCGGCGGCGGCGTCGCAGCTCACCCGGACGGCCCCGGCGCCGGAGTGCGGAGCCTGCGCCAGGCTTGGGAAGCAGCCGTGAACGGAGTGCCGCTGCAGACCGCAGCGGACAAACTCGCCTCAACGGGGGACGATGCTCTCCTGCACGCAGTCCAGACTTTCGGGAAAGGTGCCTGA
- a CDS encoding VOC family protein, with protein MGYSARVASSVQFVAELDRSVNFYRDLFRCEETIRSGEAALLLAPGGFQLYLIERGKREERHSGGLGHHLLMWATDTAEGLKYFEQTLKEMGRYTETRTTGGITVVEGRDPDGIPVMVAHPDPSEKPRSVFDSHLYT; from the coding sequence ATGGGGTATTCAGCAAGGGTCGCGTCATCTGTCCAGTTCGTGGCAGAACTGGACAGGTCCGTGAACTTCTACCGGGACCTGTTCAGGTGTGAGGAGACCATCCGCTCGGGCGAGGCGGCCCTCCTCCTCGCACCCGGAGGCTTCCAGCTCTACCTCATCGAGCGTGGCAAGCGGGAGGAGCGCCACTCCGGCGGCCTCGGGCATCACCTGCTGATGTGGGCGACAGACACCGCCGAAGGCTTGAAATATTTCGAGCAGACTCTGAAAGAGATGGGGCGATACACGGAGACCCGCACAACCGGAGGAATCACTGTGGTGGAAGGCCGCGACCCTGATGGAATTCCCGTCATGGTCGCCCACCCCGATCCCTCAGAAAAGCCCCGATCGGTCTTCGACAGCCACCTCTACACCTGA
- a CDS encoding DUF4193 domain-containing protein, which produces MATDYDELRTDVKESQNDSLEALKTAKAPDAKSVVLELDEADVLDGLTPGGEFIAEELVVQVIPQADDEFTCYSCFLVRHRSQKVGEKDGHGYCIECEG; this is translated from the coding sequence GTGGCAACCGATTACGACGAACTTCGGACCGACGTCAAGGAATCCCAGAACGACTCCCTGGAGGCCCTCAAAACCGCTAAGGCTCCGGACGCGAAATCTGTGGTTCTGGAACTCGATGAAGCCGACGTCCTGGACGGCCTGACCCCCGGCGGCGAATTCATCGCCGAAGAGCTCGTCGTCCAGGTCATCCCCCAAGCCGATGACGAGTTCACCTGCTATTCCTGCTTCCTGGTCCGCCACCGCTCCCAGAAGGTGGGGGAGAAGGACGGCCATGGCTACTGCATCGAATGTGAAGGCTGA
- a CDS encoding 2-keto-3-deoxygluconate permease, giving the protein MSIPIKKALERIPGGMMLVPLGISAVIHTLAPDAGKFFGSFTGAFFTGLPPLLAVFFVCLGATLEVKSTPYILKKGGVLLGSKILFAILIGIIAGRFLGEAPIETGILAGLSTLALVAALNDTNGGLYISLMGQFGRKRDAGAYSILSLESGPFLTMVTLGIAGLAAFPWQALVGAILPLALGMLLGNLDKNMRHLLAPLVPAMIPFLGLALGLTINLNAVVEAGLLGIALGLFVVFIGGAVLLLADKLTGGDGVAGLAAATTAGNAALVPAIVATANPVYAPAAEHATVLVAASVVVSAVLCPIVTASWARRVQKKLVAAEMNKSPAEVAAVPKHA; this is encoded by the coding sequence ATGTCGATTCCCATCAAGAAAGCCCTGGAAAGAATCCCCGGCGGAATGATGCTGGTGCCCCTGGGCATCAGCGCCGTCATCCACACCCTGGCACCGGACGCCGGTAAGTTTTTCGGATCCTTCACCGGAGCCTTCTTCACCGGCCTTCCGCCCCTCCTGGCCGTGTTCTTCGTATGCCTCGGCGCAACACTCGAAGTCAAATCAACCCCCTACATCCTCAAAAAGGGTGGCGTGCTCCTCGGCTCCAAAATCCTTTTCGCCATCCTCATCGGCATCATCGCCGGACGCTTCCTCGGCGAAGCGCCCATCGAAACCGGGATCCTGGCTGGCCTCTCAACCCTCGCACTCGTCGCCGCCCTGAACGACACCAACGGCGGCCTCTACATCTCCCTGATGGGACAGTTTGGCCGCAAACGCGACGCCGGAGCCTACTCCATCCTCTCGCTGGAATCCGGCCCCTTCCTAACCATGGTCACCCTCGGCATCGCCGGCCTCGCCGCCTTCCCCTGGCAGGCGCTCGTCGGCGCGATCCTCCCACTGGCGCTGGGCATGCTCCTCGGAAACCTGGACAAGAACATGCGGCATCTCCTGGCCCCGCTGGTACCGGCAATGATTCCGTTCCTGGGCCTGGCCCTCGGCCTGACCATCAACCTCAACGCCGTCGTCGAAGCAGGACTGCTCGGCATCGCCCTTGGACTGTTCGTGGTCTTCATCGGCGGCGCGGTACTGCTGCTCGCCGACAAACTCACCGGCGGCGACGGCGTAGCAGGCCTCGCCGCAGCAACCACAGCCGGCAACGCGGCCCTCGTCCCCGCTATCGTCGCCACGGCCAACCCCGTCTACGCGCCGGCGGCAGAACACGCCACCGTCCTGGTCGCAGCGTCGGTCGTCGTCTCCGCGGTACTTTGCCCAATCGTGACTGCCTCCTGGGCGCGCAGGGTGCAGAAGAAACTGGTCGCAGCAGAGATGAACAAGAGCCCGGCCGAGGTGGCAGCCGTACCCAAGCACGCGTAG
- a CDS encoding zinc-dependent alcohol dehydrogenase: MRAVVKNAAERGVTYITDAGDPKATEGSVVIEVGAASLCGTDRELYEWTPSAQAFNLNLPVILGHEGAGTIVEVGPGVTGLQVGDQVALESHLTCGQCFPCRTGDAHTCERTGILGMHIDGVFAEYAAVPQDICVKLPTGLSLESGALLEAAGVAVHAIQRANYSVAGRAVLVSGAGPVGLVVVNLALLMGAIHVIAVDPNPYRRAQAEKLGATALHPNDGIIERCRELTGRRGGFDVAFECSGAPGTLTTLFEAVRREATVITVGHPSRPAEVDIAAYINKKGITLRGIFGRRLWETWEQSLLLLDSGKLELDWLITHRKKLSEIDEAVELLTGDACKVLLIPGLG; encoded by the coding sequence ATGCGGGCAGTAGTCAAGAACGCAGCCGAACGAGGCGTCACCTACATCACCGACGCCGGCGACCCCAAGGCCACAGAAGGCTCCGTCGTCATCGAAGTAGGAGCTGCGTCCCTGTGCGGCACCGACCGTGAACTCTACGAATGGACCCCCTCCGCCCAGGCGTTCAACCTCAACCTCCCGGTCATCCTCGGCCACGAAGGCGCAGGCACCATCGTCGAGGTCGGCCCCGGCGTCACCGGACTGCAGGTTGGCGACCAGGTCGCCCTCGAAAGCCACCTGACCTGCGGACAATGCTTCCCCTGCCGCACCGGAGACGCCCACACCTGTGAACGCACCGGGATCCTGGGCATGCACATCGACGGCGTCTTCGCCGAGTACGCCGCTGTACCGCAGGACATCTGCGTCAAGCTCCCCACCGGCCTGTCCCTCGAATCCGGAGCACTGCTCGAAGCGGCCGGCGTCGCCGTCCACGCCATCCAGCGCGCCAATTACTCCGTCGCAGGCCGGGCCGTGCTCGTCAGCGGCGCAGGCCCGGTCGGCCTCGTCGTCGTGAACCTGGCACTGCTCATGGGCGCCATCCATGTCATCGCCGTCGACCCCAACCCCTACCGTCGCGCCCAAGCCGAAAAGCTCGGTGCGACCGCCCTGCACCCCAACGACGGCATCATCGAACGCTGCCGCGAACTGACCGGCCGCCGCGGCGGCTTCGACGTCGCCTTCGAATGCTCCGGCGCCCCCGGCACCCTGACAACCCTCTTCGAGGCCGTCCGCCGCGAAGCCACCGTCATCACCGTCGGCCACCCCAGCCGCCCCGCCGAAGTCGACATTGCCGCCTACATCAACAAAAAAGGCATCACCCTTCGCGGCATCTTCGGCCGCCGGCTCTGGGAAACCTGGGAACAAAGCCTGCTGCTCCTGGACTCCGGAAAGCTGGAACTGGACTGGCTCATCACCCACCGCAAGAAGCTCAGCGAAATCGACGAAGCCGTCGAACTGCTCACCGGAGACGCCTGCAAAGTCCTGCTCATCCCAGGCCTCGGCTAA
- a CDS encoding LLM class flavin-dependent oxidoreductase, giving the protein MFVSCVKNIGFLSFGHWTDHPESGTRTASDALLQAIDLAVAAEELGADGAYFRVHHFAQQYASPFPLLAAIGARTSRIEIGTAVIDMRYENPLYMAEEAGAADLISGRRLQLGISRGSPEQVIDGWRHFGFVPAEGESDADMGRRHTERLLEVLTGEGFAAPNPRPMFPNPPGLLRVEPYSEGLRDRIWWGSGSNATAIWAAKLGMNLQSSTLKDDESGKPFHVQQAEQIELYRQAWKEAGHEREPRVSVSRSIFALTDERDWQYFGRDRYSSDQVGNIDEKTRAVFGRSYAGAPDELAAKLAEDEAIATADTLLLTVPNQLGVDYNAHVIESILKYVAPQLGWR; this is encoded by the coding sequence ATGTTCGTTTCCTGTGTGAAGAACATCGGGTTCCTGTCCTTCGGCCATTGGACCGACCACCCGGAGTCGGGCACGCGCACAGCGTCGGACGCGCTGTTGCAGGCGATCGACCTCGCGGTCGCGGCCGAGGAGCTGGGGGCGGACGGCGCCTACTTCCGCGTCCACCACTTCGCGCAGCAATACGCCTCCCCGTTCCCGCTGCTTGCTGCGATCGGGGCACGGACAAGTCGCATTGAGATTGGTACCGCTGTGATCGACATGCGCTACGAGAACCCGCTTTACATGGCGGAGGAGGCCGGCGCGGCCGACCTGATCTCGGGCCGCCGACTGCAGCTGGGTATTAGCAGGGGTTCACCCGAGCAGGTCATCGATGGGTGGCGTCACTTCGGCTTCGTCCCGGCCGAGGGCGAGTCGGACGCGGACATGGGCCGCAGGCACACCGAGCGTCTGCTTGAGGTGCTCACTGGCGAGGGCTTCGCGGCGCCCAATCCCCGCCCGATGTTCCCGAACCCGCCGGGGCTGTTGCGCGTGGAGCCGTACTCGGAGGGCCTGCGTGATCGTATCTGGTGGGGTTCGGGCTCGAACGCCACGGCCATCTGGGCCGCGAAGCTCGGGATGAACCTGCAGAGCTCCACGCTCAAGGACGACGAGAGCGGCAAACCGTTCCACGTCCAGCAGGCTGAGCAGATCGAGCTCTACCGGCAGGCCTGGAAGGAGGCCGGGCACGAGCGGGAGCCGCGCGTCTCGGTCAGCCGCAGCATCTTCGCACTGACGGACGAGCGCGACTGGCAATACTTCGGCCGCGACCGCTACAGCTCTGACCAGGTGGGCAACATCGACGAGAAAACGCGCGCGGTTTTTGGCCGGTCCTACGCGGGTGCCCCGGACGAGCTGGCCGCGAAGCTGGCCGAGGATGAGGCGATCGCCACGGCAGACACACTGCTGCTCACGGTCCCGAACCAGCTCGGCGTTGACTACAACGCTCACGTCATCGAGTCGATTCTGAAGTATGTGGCGCCACAGCTGGGCTGGCGCTGA
- a CDS encoding DUF4386 domain-containing protein produces MTTTYAGRNLLRVTGALFVVSSLAFAAAATTLSVTFDWPDILREPTSVVLPAFSAGGPGLVWTWFATAWTYGLLAVPVLLLPAALGLRDHPALRVATYAGAGSVLLSLIGFLRWVFVVPPLAGSYVTGDAPTRAAVDAAWTAQHQFGGALLGEHLGQLLIIAWSVTLSVVILRSGIFPRWLGAAGLLVSIIYLLNQGDILATAVPGFPVWDLAGLLGSTGWGLWVAALGVCILIRSARRASPTATAPSVTPSPSAPPEPRQPTTGKRN; encoded by the coding sequence ATGACCACCACTTACGCGGGCAGGAACCTCCTACGGGTTACCGGTGCATTGTTTGTCGTGAGCTCCCTTGCGTTTGCCGCGGCTGCCACGACCCTCTCGGTGACGTTTGACTGGCCGGACATCCTGCGGGAACCGACCAGCGTTGTGCTGCCGGCCTTCTCGGCCGGCGGACCCGGGTTGGTCTGGACCTGGTTCGCGACGGCCTGGACGTACGGGCTGCTTGCCGTACCGGTCCTGTTGCTACCCGCGGCACTCGGCCTCCGCGATCATCCGGCCCTGCGCGTCGCCACCTACGCTGGTGCCGGTTCGGTGCTCCTGTCCCTGATCGGGTTCCTGCGCTGGGTGTTCGTCGTTCCGCCCCTCGCCGGCTCCTACGTCACGGGAGATGCCCCGACACGGGCGGCGGTGGACGCCGCCTGGACGGCCCAGCACCAGTTCGGCGGGGCGCTGCTGGGAGAACACCTGGGCCAGCTGCTGATCATCGCGTGGTCAGTCACCCTCAGCGTGGTCATCCTGCGCAGCGGGATCTTCCCGCGGTGGCTAGGTGCCGCCGGACTCCTCGTCAGCATCATCTACCTGCTCAACCAGGGCGACATCCTTGCCACAGCAGTCCCAGGATTCCCCGTCTGGGACCTGGCCGGCCTCCTCGGCAGCACCGGCTGGGGATTGTGGGTGGCCGCACTGGGCGTTTGCATCCTGATCCGCTCCGCCCGCCGCGCTAGCCCCACAGCCACCGCGCCCTCCGTCACTCCCTCACCCTCAGCACCACCAGAACCCCGGCAGCCAACGACCGGCAAAAGGAATTAG
- a CDS encoding carboxymuconolactone decarboxylase family protein, with the protein MTDNEQTPMQKMMGDFAPTFVSLTDDVLFDQVWSRPELSRRDRSLATISSLVSAGNIEQLEAHIPMGIANSLTKDEIIEAITHVAFYAGWPRAVSALTLAQRILTK; encoded by the coding sequence ATGACCGACAACGAACAGACCCCCATGCAGAAGATGATGGGCGACTTCGCCCCCACCTTCGTATCCCTCACTGACGACGTGCTCTTCGACCAGGTGTGGTCCCGGCCCGAACTCTCCCGCCGCGACCGCAGCCTTGCCACGATCAGCAGCCTCGTCTCGGCAGGCAACATCGAGCAGCTCGAAGCGCACATCCCCATGGGCATCGCAAACAGCCTGACAAAGGACGAGATCATCGAAGCGATCACCCACGTCGCGTTCTACGCCGGCTGGCCGCGCGCGGTCTCCGCCCTCACCCTCGCCCAGCGCATCCTCACTAAATAG